The following are encoded together in the Oncorhynchus gorbuscha isolate QuinsamMale2020 ecotype Even-year linkage group LG03, OgorEven_v1.0, whole genome shotgun sequence genome:
- the LOC124031488 gene encoding uncharacterized protein LOC124031488 isoform X2, with translation MNEGLVDNRGSGRGPGEEDMEINGEVLKPTNDLLIEREERTEVGDNGLERTSQVLLPLEALAPSDSLDIQDHATSVPVITGHGQTEKIPGGVAEEQPVDWFEPLEDDNYEDDTQGWNVGLAMGERRVNGKGDAEEESVAGSERSGSVAGLEKKINSNNLFSVYRRKKRVTVEEGWEDWPALGKGWKRKAVVRRSGSSVGQSDVYYMSPSNERVRSRVELSKVLADTLDMTMFDYKAGVFRGAGQPKPLRARKTNIQKDPPPLVDCGFSSESSLKDRGDRADSPDSHHRLTPLSRSSMGTPSKDLQHTTPPRPNSSLAKISSASVAHDVEDVKQNATKLPLSPASSLSVSINGKAGSEPFFGICAICGNSYTGLEYERQMKSPCCTICRANNPTIAKIQLHQRFRKWIPCGHCRACLTTEDCGSCANCKKTLNPDTRKLVRCRKRKCKCPILKYKPDGPQMLDPYPMTNFQIDSRELQNSTSQYSDPEDFSVNVDIEDDDEEFDGDDADYEAWVRKRKRRSCGKCEACNSRTDCGTCDFCIDKPKFGGSNKKRQKCRLRQCQRQAMLGQTDFGSQEGWVQLGRPRPHFTYSRKTTSKKRKTPHLQVDMEFTDDDDEPLQQEEDYRYMETAHWRPMLPSKRRDENFRNHIPTVQAHKETVEIVKNNSLLEHVPDILNLISSPAYCTLFKPADPAVKYVGPPVENTSSAAPDRQSGMNGGRPSVDMDVETPSVEPEVEEVTPMITQIFSLADSAATSGIDQEHELLKLLKSIHSSALPTLWFAIMVEGPTLQLLQCSKLSHMVDTTVQIDPSFYYQICVQGQPLLLTHPLYEAHPSCLTSVPQVANLLLDLEKYNVCQGVPTKEQPFSQAPIIIERASTCDFLVLKETEHCVRCKALSCSY, from the exons ATGAATGAAGGACTGGTGGATAACCGAGGTTCCGGGAGAGGGCCAGGGGAGGAAGACATGGAGATAAACGGAGAGGTACTAAAACCTACAAATGATCTACTtatagaaagggaggagaggactgaggTTGGGGACAATGGGCTGGAGAGGACCTCTCAGGTCCTATTGCCACTGGAGGCCCTGGCTCCCTCGGACAGCCTTGACATTCAGGACCATGCCACCTCTGTTCCTGTGATAACAGGCCATGGGCAGACAGAGAAGATCCCAGGGGGAGTTGCTGAGGAACAACCTGTAGACTGGTTTGAGCCCCTGGAAGATGACAATTATGAAGATGACACACAGGGTTGGAACGTGGGCCTTGCGATGGGGGAGCGACGCGTGAATGGAAAAGGGGATGCCGAAGAGGAGAGTGTTGCAGGGAGCGAAAGGAGCGGTAGCGTGGCAGGCCTTGAGAAGAAAATCAACAGCAACAACCT GTTTTCTGTTTATAGACGGAAGAAAAGAGTAACAGTTGAAGAGGGCTGGGAGGACTGGCCGGCACTTGGAAAGGGGTGGAAGCGCAAAGCGGTTGTTCGTCGTTCAGGTTCTAGTGTTGGCCAGAGTGACGTTTATTACATGAG TCCGAGTAATGAGCGTGTGAGAAGTAGGGTTGAGCTTTCCAAAGTCCTAGCAGATACTCTGGACATGACAATGTTTGATTACAAAGCAGGGGTGTTCAGGGGTGCTGGACAACCCAAGCCCTTGCGTGCGAGAAAGAcg AACATACAGAAGGATCCTCCTCCCTTAGTGGACTGTGGATTTTCCTCAGAGTCCAGCTTGAAGGACAGAGGGGACCGGGCAGACAGTCCTGACTCCCATCACAGACTGACCCCTCTGAGTCGCAGCTCTATGGGCACGCCAAGCAAAGATCTCCAACATACCACTCCCCCAAGACCGAACTCGTCTCTCGCAAAGATTAGTTCAGCTTCTGTCGCTCATGATGTGGAAGATGTGAAGCAAAATGCAACTAAACTGCCCTTGAGCCCTGCATCATCCCTTTCAGTCTCCATCAATGGGAAGGCTGGTTCAGAGCCCTTCTTTGG CATCTGTGCCATTTGTGGTAATTCATATACAGGCTTAGAGTATGAAAGGCAGATGAAGAGTCCCTGTTGCACCATATGCAGGG CCAACAATCCAACTATAGCCAAGATTCAACTTCATCAAAGATTCAGAAAG TGGATTCCTTGTGGTCACTGTAGGGCTTGCCTTACCACAGaagattgtggtagttgtgccaACTGCAAAAAAACACTGAACCCTGACACCAGAAAACTTGTCCGCTGTCGGAAACGCAAATGCAAATGTCCTATCCTCAAG TATAAACCCGATGGTCCCCAAATGTTGGATCCCTATCCCATGACGAATTTTCAG ATTGACAGCAGAGAATTGCAG AACTCCACTTCTCAATACAGTGACCCTGAGGACTTCTCTGTGAATGTCGATATAGAAGATGACGATGAAGAGTTTGATGGTGATGATGCTGACTATGAG GCTTGGGTGAGGAAACGTAAGCGGCGCTCCTGTGGGAAGTGTGAAGCCTGTAATAGTAGGACAGACTGTGGCACTTGTGATTTCTGCATAGACAAACCCAAGTTTGGAGGCAGCAATAAGAAGAGACAGAAGTGCCGTCTACGGCAGTGCCAGAGACAGGCCATG TTGGGCCAGACTGATTTTGGGTCCCAAGAGGGGTGGGTGCAGCTTGGCAGGCCTAGGCCTCACTTTACATACAGTCGCAAGACAACCTCAAAGAAAAGAAAAACACCGCATCTGCAAGTGGACATGGAGTTCACTGATGATGACGACGAGCCACTGCAGCAAGAAGAGGATTATCGCTACATGGAAACA GCACATTGGCGCCCTATGCTTCCCAGCAAACGCCGGGATGAGAATTTCAGAAACCACATACCGACAGTCCAG GCTCACAAAGAGACTGTGGAAATTGTCAAAAATAATTCACTTCTGGAGCATGTCCCAGATATCCTCAACCTTATAAGTTCTCCAGCA TATTGCACACTGTTCAAACCGGCAGACCCCGCGGTGAAATATGTTGGACCCCCAGTTGAGAATACATCCTcagcagctccggacagacagaGTGGAATGAATGGAGGAAGGCCAAGTGTGGACATGGATGTAGAAACGCCGTCTGTGGAGCCAGAAGTGGAGGAGGTCACACCTATG ATCACTCAGATCTTCAGTCTTGCTGACAGTGCAGCAACAAGTGGGATCGACCAAGAACATGAGCTGTTAAAGCTACTGAAGTCCATTCACAGCTCTGCACTCCCCACACTCTGGTTTGCCATAATGGTGGAGGGCCCGACACTACAGCTACTGCAGTGCTCTAAGCTCTCCCACATGGTGGACACAACCGTGCAGATTGACCCGAGTTTCTACTATCAGATCTGTGTACAGGGCCAGCCGCTGCTCCTCACCCACCCGCTGTATGAAGCTCACCCATCCTGCTTGACATCTGTGCCCCAGGTGGCGAACCTGCTCCTGGATCTGGAGAAGTACAACGTGTGCCAGGGGGTCCCGACCAAGGAACAGCCATTCAGCCAGGCTCCAATTATCATTGAGCGGGCATCAACCTGTGACTTTCTGGTACTTAAAGAAACCGAGCACTGTGTGAGGTGTAAGGCCTTATCCTGCAGCTATTAA
- the LOC124031488 gene encoding uncharacterized protein LOC124031488 isoform X1, with protein MNEGLVDNRGSGRGPGEEDMEINGEVLKPTNDLLIEREERTEVGDNGLERTSQVLLPLEALAPSDSLDIQDHATSVPVITGHGQTEKIPGGVAEEQPVDWFEPLEDDNYEDDTQGWNVGLAMGERRVNGKGDAEEESVAGSERSGSVAGLEKKINSNNLFSVYRRKKRVTVEEGWEDWPALGKGWKRKAVVRRSGSSVGQSDVYYMSPSNERVRSRVELSKVLADTLDMTMFDYKAGVFRGAGQPKPLRARKTNIQKDPPPLVDCGFSSESSLKDRGDRADSPDSHHRLTPLSRSSMGTPSKDLQHTTPPRPNSSLAKISSASVAHDVEDVKQNATKLPLSPASSLSVSINGKAGSEPFFGICAICGNSYTGLEYERQMKSPCCTICRANNPTIAKIQLHQRFRKWIPCGHCRACLTTEDCGSCANCKKTLNPDTRKLVRCRKRKCKCPILKYKPDGPQMLDPYPMTNFQIDSRELQNSTSQYSDPEDFSVNVDIEDDDEEFDGDDADYEAWVRKRKRRSCGKCEACNSRTDCGTCDFCIDKPKFGGSNKKRQKCRLRQCQRQAMRHLLPFQLGQTDFGSQEGWVQLGRPRPHFTYSRKTTSKKRKTPHLQVDMEFTDDDDEPLQQEEDYRYMETAHWRPMLPSKRRDENFRNHIPTVQAHKETVEIVKNNSLLEHVPDILNLISSPAYCTLFKPADPAVKYVGPPVENTSSAAPDRQSGMNGGRPSVDMDVETPSVEPEVEEVTPMITQIFSLADSAATSGIDQEHELLKLLKSIHSSALPTLWFAIMVEGPTLQLLQCSKLSHMVDTTVQIDPSFYYQICVQGQPLLLTHPLYEAHPSCLTSVPQVANLLLDLEKYNVCQGVPTKEQPFSQAPIIIERASTCDFLVLKETEHCVRCKALSCSY; from the exons ATGAATGAAGGACTGGTGGATAACCGAGGTTCCGGGAGAGGGCCAGGGGAGGAAGACATGGAGATAAACGGAGAGGTACTAAAACCTACAAATGATCTACTtatagaaagggaggagaggactgaggTTGGGGACAATGGGCTGGAGAGGACCTCTCAGGTCCTATTGCCACTGGAGGCCCTGGCTCCCTCGGACAGCCTTGACATTCAGGACCATGCCACCTCTGTTCCTGTGATAACAGGCCATGGGCAGACAGAGAAGATCCCAGGGGGAGTTGCTGAGGAACAACCTGTAGACTGGTTTGAGCCCCTGGAAGATGACAATTATGAAGATGACACACAGGGTTGGAACGTGGGCCTTGCGATGGGGGAGCGACGCGTGAATGGAAAAGGGGATGCCGAAGAGGAGAGTGTTGCAGGGAGCGAAAGGAGCGGTAGCGTGGCAGGCCTTGAGAAGAAAATCAACAGCAACAACCT GTTTTCTGTTTATAGACGGAAGAAAAGAGTAACAGTTGAAGAGGGCTGGGAGGACTGGCCGGCACTTGGAAAGGGGTGGAAGCGCAAAGCGGTTGTTCGTCGTTCAGGTTCTAGTGTTGGCCAGAGTGACGTTTATTACATGAG TCCGAGTAATGAGCGTGTGAGAAGTAGGGTTGAGCTTTCCAAAGTCCTAGCAGATACTCTGGACATGACAATGTTTGATTACAAAGCAGGGGTGTTCAGGGGTGCTGGACAACCCAAGCCCTTGCGTGCGAGAAAGAcg AACATACAGAAGGATCCTCCTCCCTTAGTGGACTGTGGATTTTCCTCAGAGTCCAGCTTGAAGGACAGAGGGGACCGGGCAGACAGTCCTGACTCCCATCACAGACTGACCCCTCTGAGTCGCAGCTCTATGGGCACGCCAAGCAAAGATCTCCAACATACCACTCCCCCAAGACCGAACTCGTCTCTCGCAAAGATTAGTTCAGCTTCTGTCGCTCATGATGTGGAAGATGTGAAGCAAAATGCAACTAAACTGCCCTTGAGCCCTGCATCATCCCTTTCAGTCTCCATCAATGGGAAGGCTGGTTCAGAGCCCTTCTTTGG CATCTGTGCCATTTGTGGTAATTCATATACAGGCTTAGAGTATGAAAGGCAGATGAAGAGTCCCTGTTGCACCATATGCAGGG CCAACAATCCAACTATAGCCAAGATTCAACTTCATCAAAGATTCAGAAAG TGGATTCCTTGTGGTCACTGTAGGGCTTGCCTTACCACAGaagattgtggtagttgtgccaACTGCAAAAAAACACTGAACCCTGACACCAGAAAACTTGTCCGCTGTCGGAAACGCAAATGCAAATGTCCTATCCTCAAG TATAAACCCGATGGTCCCCAAATGTTGGATCCCTATCCCATGACGAATTTTCAG ATTGACAGCAGAGAATTGCAG AACTCCACTTCTCAATACAGTGACCCTGAGGACTTCTCTGTGAATGTCGATATAGAAGATGACGATGAAGAGTTTGATGGTGATGATGCTGACTATGAG GCTTGGGTGAGGAAACGTAAGCGGCGCTCCTGTGGGAAGTGTGAAGCCTGTAATAGTAGGACAGACTGTGGCACTTGTGATTTCTGCATAGACAAACCCAAGTTTGGAGGCAGCAATAAGAAGAGACAGAAGTGCCGTCTACGGCAGTGCCAGAGACAGGCCATG AGACACTTGTTGCCCTTTCAGTTGGGCCAGACTGATTTTGGGTCCCAAGAGGGGTGGGTGCAGCTTGGCAGGCCTAGGCCTCACTTTACATACAGTCGCAAGACAACCTCAAAGAAAAGAAAAACACCGCATCTGCAAGTGGACATGGAGTTCACTGATGATGACGACGAGCCACTGCAGCAAGAAGAGGATTATCGCTACATGGAAACA GCACATTGGCGCCCTATGCTTCCCAGCAAACGCCGGGATGAGAATTTCAGAAACCACATACCGACAGTCCAG GCTCACAAAGAGACTGTGGAAATTGTCAAAAATAATTCACTTCTGGAGCATGTCCCAGATATCCTCAACCTTATAAGTTCTCCAGCA TATTGCACACTGTTCAAACCGGCAGACCCCGCGGTGAAATATGTTGGACCCCCAGTTGAGAATACATCCTcagcagctccggacagacagaGTGGAATGAATGGAGGAAGGCCAAGTGTGGACATGGATGTAGAAACGCCGTCTGTGGAGCCAGAAGTGGAGGAGGTCACACCTATG ATCACTCAGATCTTCAGTCTTGCTGACAGTGCAGCAACAAGTGGGATCGACCAAGAACATGAGCTGTTAAAGCTACTGAAGTCCATTCACAGCTCTGCACTCCCCACACTCTGGTTTGCCATAATGGTGGAGGGCCCGACACTACAGCTACTGCAGTGCTCTAAGCTCTCCCACATGGTGGACACAACCGTGCAGATTGACCCGAGTTTCTACTATCAGATCTGTGTACAGGGCCAGCCGCTGCTCCTCACCCACCCGCTGTATGAAGCTCACCCATCCTGCTTGACATCTGTGCCCCAGGTGGCGAACCTGCTCCTGGATCTGGAGAAGTACAACGTGTGCCAGGGGGTCCCGACCAAGGAACAGCCATTCAGCCAGGCTCCAATTATCATTGAGCGGGCATCAACCTGTGACTTTCTGGTACTTAAAGAAACCGAGCACTGTGTGAGGTGTAAGGCCTTATCCTGCAGCTATTAA
- the LOC124031488 gene encoding uncharacterized protein LOC124031488 isoform X3: protein MNEGLVDNRGSGRGPGEEDMEINGEVLKPTNDLLIEREERTEVGDNGLERTSQVLLPLEALAPSDSLDIQDHATSVPVITGHGQTEKIPGGVAEEQPVDWFEPLEDDNYEDDTQGWNVGLAMGERRVNGKGDAEEESVAGSERSGSVAGLEKKINSNNLFSVYRRKKRVTVEEGWEDWPALGKGWKRKAVVRRSGSSVGQSDVYYMSPSNERVRSRVELSKVLADTLDMTMFDYKAGVFRGAGQPKPLRARKTNIQKDPPPLVDCGFSSESSLKDRGDRADSPDSHHRLTPLSRSSMGTPSKDLQHTTPPRPNSSLAKISSASVAHDVEDVKQNATKLPLSPASSLSVSINGKAGSEPFFGICAICGNSYTGLEYERQMKSPCCTICRANNPTIAKIQLHQRFRKWIPCGHCRACLTTEDCGSCANCKKTLNPDTRKLVRCRKRKCKCPILKYKPDGPQMLDPYPMTNFQNSTSQYSDPEDFSVNVDIEDDDEEFDGDDADYEAWVRKRKRRSCGKCEACNSRTDCGTCDFCIDKPKFGGSNKKRQKCRLRQCQRQAMRHLLPFQLGQTDFGSQEGWVQLGRPRPHFTYSRKTTSKKRKTPHLQVDMEFTDDDDEPLQQEEDYRYMETAHWRPMLPSKRRDENFRNHIPTVQAHKETVEIVKNNSLLEHVPDILNLISSPAYCTLFKPADPAVKYVGPPVENTSSAAPDRQSGMNGGRPSVDMDVETPSVEPEVEEVTPMITQIFSLADSAATSGIDQEHELLKLLKSIHSSALPTLWFAIMVEGPTLQLLQCSKLSHMVDTTVQIDPSFYYQICVQGQPLLLTHPLYEAHPSCLTSVPQVANLLLDLEKYNVCQGVPTKEQPFSQAPIIIERASTCDFLVLKETEHCVRCKALSCSY, encoded by the exons ATGAATGAAGGACTGGTGGATAACCGAGGTTCCGGGAGAGGGCCAGGGGAGGAAGACATGGAGATAAACGGAGAGGTACTAAAACCTACAAATGATCTACTtatagaaagggaggagaggactgaggTTGGGGACAATGGGCTGGAGAGGACCTCTCAGGTCCTATTGCCACTGGAGGCCCTGGCTCCCTCGGACAGCCTTGACATTCAGGACCATGCCACCTCTGTTCCTGTGATAACAGGCCATGGGCAGACAGAGAAGATCCCAGGGGGAGTTGCTGAGGAACAACCTGTAGACTGGTTTGAGCCCCTGGAAGATGACAATTATGAAGATGACACACAGGGTTGGAACGTGGGCCTTGCGATGGGGGAGCGACGCGTGAATGGAAAAGGGGATGCCGAAGAGGAGAGTGTTGCAGGGAGCGAAAGGAGCGGTAGCGTGGCAGGCCTTGAGAAGAAAATCAACAGCAACAACCT GTTTTCTGTTTATAGACGGAAGAAAAGAGTAACAGTTGAAGAGGGCTGGGAGGACTGGCCGGCACTTGGAAAGGGGTGGAAGCGCAAAGCGGTTGTTCGTCGTTCAGGTTCTAGTGTTGGCCAGAGTGACGTTTATTACATGAG TCCGAGTAATGAGCGTGTGAGAAGTAGGGTTGAGCTTTCCAAAGTCCTAGCAGATACTCTGGACATGACAATGTTTGATTACAAAGCAGGGGTGTTCAGGGGTGCTGGACAACCCAAGCCCTTGCGTGCGAGAAAGAcg AACATACAGAAGGATCCTCCTCCCTTAGTGGACTGTGGATTTTCCTCAGAGTCCAGCTTGAAGGACAGAGGGGACCGGGCAGACAGTCCTGACTCCCATCACAGACTGACCCCTCTGAGTCGCAGCTCTATGGGCACGCCAAGCAAAGATCTCCAACATACCACTCCCCCAAGACCGAACTCGTCTCTCGCAAAGATTAGTTCAGCTTCTGTCGCTCATGATGTGGAAGATGTGAAGCAAAATGCAACTAAACTGCCCTTGAGCCCTGCATCATCCCTTTCAGTCTCCATCAATGGGAAGGCTGGTTCAGAGCCCTTCTTTGG CATCTGTGCCATTTGTGGTAATTCATATACAGGCTTAGAGTATGAAAGGCAGATGAAGAGTCCCTGTTGCACCATATGCAGGG CCAACAATCCAACTATAGCCAAGATTCAACTTCATCAAAGATTCAGAAAG TGGATTCCTTGTGGTCACTGTAGGGCTTGCCTTACCACAGaagattgtggtagttgtgccaACTGCAAAAAAACACTGAACCCTGACACCAGAAAACTTGTCCGCTGTCGGAAACGCAAATGCAAATGTCCTATCCTCAAG TATAAACCCGATGGTCCCCAAATGTTGGATCCCTATCCCATGACGAATTTTCAG AACTCCACTTCTCAATACAGTGACCCTGAGGACTTCTCTGTGAATGTCGATATAGAAGATGACGATGAAGAGTTTGATGGTGATGATGCTGACTATGAG GCTTGGGTGAGGAAACGTAAGCGGCGCTCCTGTGGGAAGTGTGAAGCCTGTAATAGTAGGACAGACTGTGGCACTTGTGATTTCTGCATAGACAAACCCAAGTTTGGAGGCAGCAATAAGAAGAGACAGAAGTGCCGTCTACGGCAGTGCCAGAGACAGGCCATG AGACACTTGTTGCCCTTTCAGTTGGGCCAGACTGATTTTGGGTCCCAAGAGGGGTGGGTGCAGCTTGGCAGGCCTAGGCCTCACTTTACATACAGTCGCAAGACAACCTCAAAGAAAAGAAAAACACCGCATCTGCAAGTGGACATGGAGTTCACTGATGATGACGACGAGCCACTGCAGCAAGAAGAGGATTATCGCTACATGGAAACA GCACATTGGCGCCCTATGCTTCCCAGCAAACGCCGGGATGAGAATTTCAGAAACCACATACCGACAGTCCAG GCTCACAAAGAGACTGTGGAAATTGTCAAAAATAATTCACTTCTGGAGCATGTCCCAGATATCCTCAACCTTATAAGTTCTCCAGCA TATTGCACACTGTTCAAACCGGCAGACCCCGCGGTGAAATATGTTGGACCCCCAGTTGAGAATACATCCTcagcagctccggacagacagaGTGGAATGAATGGAGGAAGGCCAAGTGTGGACATGGATGTAGAAACGCCGTCTGTGGAGCCAGAAGTGGAGGAGGTCACACCTATG ATCACTCAGATCTTCAGTCTTGCTGACAGTGCAGCAACAAGTGGGATCGACCAAGAACATGAGCTGTTAAAGCTACTGAAGTCCATTCACAGCTCTGCACTCCCCACACTCTGGTTTGCCATAATGGTGGAGGGCCCGACACTACAGCTACTGCAGTGCTCTAAGCTCTCCCACATGGTGGACACAACCGTGCAGATTGACCCGAGTTTCTACTATCAGATCTGTGTACAGGGCCAGCCGCTGCTCCTCACCCACCCGCTGTATGAAGCTCACCCATCCTGCTTGACATCTGTGCCCCAGGTGGCGAACCTGCTCCTGGATCTGGAGAAGTACAACGTGTGCCAGGGGGTCCCGACCAAGGAACAGCCATTCAGCCAGGCTCCAATTATCATTGAGCGGGCATCAACCTGTGACTTTCTGGTACTTAAAGAAACCGAGCACTGTGTGAGGTGTAAGGCCTTATCCTGCAGCTATTAA
- the LOC124031488 gene encoding uncharacterized protein LOC124031488 isoform X4, translating into MNEGLVDNRGSGRGPGEEDMEINGEVLKPTNDLLIEREERTEVGDNGLERTSQVLLPLEALAPSDSLDIQDHATSVPVITGHGQTEKIPGGVAEEQPVDWFEPLEDDNYEDDTQGWNVGLAMGERRVNGKGDAEEESVAGSERSGSVAGLEKKINSNNLFSVYRRKKRVTVEEGWEDWPALGKGWKRKAVVRRSGSSVGQSDVYYMSPSNERVRSRVELSKVLADTLDMTMFDYKAGVFRGAGQPKPLRARKTNIQKDPPPLVDCGFSSESSLKDRGDRADSPDSHHRLTPLSRSSMGTPSKDLQHTTPPRPNSSLAKISSASVAHDVEDVKQNATKLPLSPASSLSVSINGKAGSEPFFGICAICGNSYTGLEYERQMKSPCCTICRANNPTIAKIQLHQRFRKYKPDGPQMLDPYPMTNFQIDSRELQNSTSQYSDPEDFSVNVDIEDDDEEFDGDDADYEAWVRKRKRRSCGKCEACNSRTDCGTCDFCIDKPKFGGSNKKRQKCRLRQCQRQAMRHLLPFQLGQTDFGSQEGWVQLGRPRPHFTYSRKTTSKKRKTPHLQVDMEFTDDDDEPLQQEEDYRYMETAHWRPMLPSKRRDENFRNHIPTVQAHKETVEIVKNNSLLEHVPDILNLISSPAYCTLFKPADPAVKYVGPPVENTSSAAPDRQSGMNGGRPSVDMDVETPSVEPEVEEVTPMITQIFSLADSAATSGIDQEHELLKLLKSIHSSALPTLWFAIMVEGPTLQLLQCSKLSHMVDTTVQIDPSFYYQICVQGQPLLLTHPLYEAHPSCLTSVPQVANLLLDLEKYNVCQGVPTKEQPFSQAPIIIERASTCDFLVLKETEHCVRCKALSCSY; encoded by the exons ATGAATGAAGGACTGGTGGATAACCGAGGTTCCGGGAGAGGGCCAGGGGAGGAAGACATGGAGATAAACGGAGAGGTACTAAAACCTACAAATGATCTACTtatagaaagggaggagaggactgaggTTGGGGACAATGGGCTGGAGAGGACCTCTCAGGTCCTATTGCCACTGGAGGCCCTGGCTCCCTCGGACAGCCTTGACATTCAGGACCATGCCACCTCTGTTCCTGTGATAACAGGCCATGGGCAGACAGAGAAGATCCCAGGGGGAGTTGCTGAGGAACAACCTGTAGACTGGTTTGAGCCCCTGGAAGATGACAATTATGAAGATGACACACAGGGTTGGAACGTGGGCCTTGCGATGGGGGAGCGACGCGTGAATGGAAAAGGGGATGCCGAAGAGGAGAGTGTTGCAGGGAGCGAAAGGAGCGGTAGCGTGGCAGGCCTTGAGAAGAAAATCAACAGCAACAACCT GTTTTCTGTTTATAGACGGAAGAAAAGAGTAACAGTTGAAGAGGGCTGGGAGGACTGGCCGGCACTTGGAAAGGGGTGGAAGCGCAAAGCGGTTGTTCGTCGTTCAGGTTCTAGTGTTGGCCAGAGTGACGTTTATTACATGAG TCCGAGTAATGAGCGTGTGAGAAGTAGGGTTGAGCTTTCCAAAGTCCTAGCAGATACTCTGGACATGACAATGTTTGATTACAAAGCAGGGGTGTTCAGGGGTGCTGGACAACCCAAGCCCTTGCGTGCGAGAAAGAcg AACATACAGAAGGATCCTCCTCCCTTAGTGGACTGTGGATTTTCCTCAGAGTCCAGCTTGAAGGACAGAGGGGACCGGGCAGACAGTCCTGACTCCCATCACAGACTGACCCCTCTGAGTCGCAGCTCTATGGGCACGCCAAGCAAAGATCTCCAACATACCACTCCCCCAAGACCGAACTCGTCTCTCGCAAAGATTAGTTCAGCTTCTGTCGCTCATGATGTGGAAGATGTGAAGCAAAATGCAACTAAACTGCCCTTGAGCCCTGCATCATCCCTTTCAGTCTCCATCAATGGGAAGGCTGGTTCAGAGCCCTTCTTTGG CATCTGTGCCATTTGTGGTAATTCATATACAGGCTTAGAGTATGAAAGGCAGATGAAGAGTCCCTGTTGCACCATATGCAGGG CCAACAATCCAACTATAGCCAAGATTCAACTTCATCAAAGATTCAGAAAG TATAAACCCGATGGTCCCCAAATGTTGGATCCCTATCCCATGACGAATTTTCAG ATTGACAGCAGAGAATTGCAG AACTCCACTTCTCAATACAGTGACCCTGAGGACTTCTCTGTGAATGTCGATATAGAAGATGACGATGAAGAGTTTGATGGTGATGATGCTGACTATGAG GCTTGGGTGAGGAAACGTAAGCGGCGCTCCTGTGGGAAGTGTGAAGCCTGTAATAGTAGGACAGACTGTGGCACTTGTGATTTCTGCATAGACAAACCCAAGTTTGGAGGCAGCAATAAGAAGAGACAGAAGTGCCGTCTACGGCAGTGCCAGAGACAGGCCATG AGACACTTGTTGCCCTTTCAGTTGGGCCAGACTGATTTTGGGTCCCAAGAGGGGTGGGTGCAGCTTGGCAGGCCTAGGCCTCACTTTACATACAGTCGCAAGACAACCTCAAAGAAAAGAAAAACACCGCATCTGCAAGTGGACATGGAGTTCACTGATGATGACGACGAGCCACTGCAGCAAGAAGAGGATTATCGCTACATGGAAACA GCACATTGGCGCCCTATGCTTCCCAGCAAACGCCGGGATGAGAATTTCAGAAACCACATACCGACAGTCCAG GCTCACAAAGAGACTGTGGAAATTGTCAAAAATAATTCACTTCTGGAGCATGTCCCAGATATCCTCAACCTTATAAGTTCTCCAGCA TATTGCACACTGTTCAAACCGGCAGACCCCGCGGTGAAATATGTTGGACCCCCAGTTGAGAATACATCCTcagcagctccggacagacagaGTGGAATGAATGGAGGAAGGCCAAGTGTGGACATGGATGTAGAAACGCCGTCTGTGGAGCCAGAAGTGGAGGAGGTCACACCTATG ATCACTCAGATCTTCAGTCTTGCTGACAGTGCAGCAACAAGTGGGATCGACCAAGAACATGAGCTGTTAAAGCTACTGAAGTCCATTCACAGCTCTGCACTCCCCACACTCTGGTTTGCCATAATGGTGGAGGGCCCGACACTACAGCTACTGCAGTGCTCTAAGCTCTCCCACATGGTGGACACAACCGTGCAGATTGACCCGAGTTTCTACTATCAGATCTGTGTACAGGGCCAGCCGCTGCTCCTCACCCACCCGCTGTATGAAGCTCACCCATCCTGCTTGACATCTGTGCCCCAGGTGGCGAACCTGCTCCTGGATCTGGAGAAGTACAACGTGTGCCAGGGGGTCCCGACCAAGGAACAGCCATTCAGCCAGGCTCCAATTATCATTGAGCGGGCATCAACCTGTGACTTTCTGGTACTTAAAGAAACCGAGCACTGTGTGAGGTGTAAGGCCTTATCCTGCAGCTATTAA